Within Stella humosa, the genomic segment CCTCGCGCCATGCCCGCCGGGTGTGGATCGGCGCGGTCGCGCGGCCGGCCGGCGTCGACATCCTGGTCGACGACGACGGCCCGGGCATCCCGCCGCACGAGCGCGAGAACGCCTTCCGCCCCTTCCACCGCCTCGACCCGTCGCGCAATGCCGCGACCGGCGGCGTCGGGCTGGGCCTGACCATCGCGCGCGACATCGCCCGCGGCCATGGCGGCGACATCAGCCTGGAAGAATCCCCCCAGGGCGGGCTGCGCGCCCGCATCCTCCTGCCCCTCTGAGGCCCCGATCATGCCACCAGCCGACCCCCGCCTCGTCCGCCGGCTCGAGGGGCTGCTGGCGCCGGCCGGCGCCGAGCGCTTCTTCGCCGACACCTTCGGCCGCCACATCGCGCACCTGCCGGGCCAGCCGGAGCGGGCCGCCGACGTGATGGGCCTGGCAGAGCTGAACCGCCTGCTGAACCAGACCACGGTCTGGACCCAGCGCACCTTGCAGCTCGTGCTCGACGGCAAGGGCATACTCGCCGACGAGTATTGCCGACCCACTCCCGATACCGCCGGAACCGACGCGTTGCGCCCGGTGCCCAGCCTGGTCACCGGCTGGATCCGGCGCGGCGCCACCCTGGTGCTGAACAACATCAGCGAGATGAATGACGGGCTGGCCGAGATCGCGGGCGCGCTGCGGGCGGCGACCGGGGCCGCGGTCCAGGCCAACCTCTATTTCTCGCGCCGCGGGCGACAGGCGTTCAACCCGCATTTCGACACCCACGAGGTCTTCGCGCTGCACTGCCACGGCGAGAAGCGTTGGCGCATCTTCGAGAACCGGGCAGACGCCCCCACCCAGCGCACGGTCGCGGCCGCCCAGGCGACCGGCCGCAAGGACGCGCCAGGTGCAGTGCGCGAGGAGGTGGTGCTGCGGCCGGGCGACCTGCTCTACCTGCCGCGCGGCCAGTTCCACGACGCGCTGGCATCGAGCGAGGCCACGATCCACGTCACCTTCGCCGTGTCGCTGCCGACCGGCGCCGACCTGCTGCGTTTCCTGGCCGACGAGGGCGTGCTCGACGGGGCGCTGCGCCAGGACCTGGCACCCGGCCGCACGCGCAAGCGCATGACCGAGGCGGCAGATCCGGTGGCCGCCCGGCTGGCCGAGATGGCGCGCGACCCGGGGTTCCTCAGCGCCTTCGCCCGCCATCTCGGGGCACAGTCGCCGCCCTTCGATCGCTACGACCTGGAATCCGCCCTGGCTGCCCCCCTGCGCTGGCGACCGCGCCCCGATGGCGGCACCCGGCTGGTCGTCGAGGCGGGGGCGCTAGTCGCCGTCGGCACCTTCGGGCGGGTGGCATTGCCGGCCGGGCTGGCGCCGGTCGTGCAGTGGGCCGCCACCGCCACCGA encodes:
- a CDS encoding JmjC domain-containing protein, translated to MPPADPRLVRRLEGLLAPAGAERFFADTFGRHIAHLPGQPERAADVMGLAELNRLLNQTTVWTQRTLQLVLDGKGILADEYCRPTPDTAGTDALRPVPSLVTGWIRRGATLVLNNISEMNDGLAEIAGALRAATGAAVQANLYFSRRGRQAFNPHFDTHEVFALHCHGEKRWRIFENRADAPTQRTVAAAQATGRKDAPGAVREEVVLRPGDLLYLPRGQFHDALASSEATIHVTFAVSLPTGADLLRFLADEGVLDGALRQDLAPGRTRKRMTEAADPVAARLAEMARDPGFLSAFARHLGAQSPPFDRYDLESALAAPLRWRPRPDGGTRLVVEAGALVAVGTFGRVALPAGLAPVVQWAATATEPFDQAALAARFPQLSAAQVLQVGESLVNLRLAEMA